A part of Dreissena polymorpha isolate Duluth1 chromosome 13, UMN_Dpol_1.0, whole genome shotgun sequence genomic DNA contains:
- the LOC127855093 gene encoding rRNA 2'-O-methyltransferase fibrillarin-like isoform X1, which produces MGRPEFSPRGGGGRGFGGDRGGGRGGRGGFGDRGGGGGFRGRGGFGDRGGGRGGFGDRGGRGGFRGGRGGGRGGFGDRGGGRGGGRGFGDRGGRGGRGGRGGGRGGMRGGKQVVVEPHRHTGVFIARGKEDALVTLNMVPGESVYGEKRISVEAGEIKTEYRAWNPFRSKLAAAILGGVDQIHMGPGKKVLYLGAASGTTVSHVSDIVGPEGLVYAVEFSHRSGRDLINVAKKRTNIIPIIEDARHPHKYRMLVGMVDTIFADVAQPDQARIVAINAHQFLKNTGHVVISIKANCIDSTAAPEAVFASEVNKLKAEKIKPQEQLTLEPYERDHAVVVGQYRYQLLASSLPC; this is translated from the exons aattcaGTCCAAGAGGTGGTGGTGGTCGAGGGTTTGGTGGTGACCGAGGTGGCGGTCGTGGTGGGCGAGGTGGATTCGGTGAccgtgggggtgggggtggtttTCGTGGTCGTGGTGGATTTGGGGACAGGGGTGGTGGCAGAGGTGGCTTTGGGGACAGGGGTGGTCGCGGTGGATTCAGGGGAGGCAGAGGTGGGGGTAGAGGAGGGTTTGGTGATCGTGGCGGTGGTCGTGGAGGAGGCAGAGGATTTGGGGACCGTGGTGGAAGAGGAG GTCGAGGTGGGCGTGGAGGTGGTAGGGGTGGTATGAGAGGAGGTAAACAAGTCGTTGTTGAACCCCACAGGCATACAG GAGTGTTTATTGCGAGAGGAAAGGAAGATGCCCTTGTCACACTTAATATGGTGCCCGGTGAGTCTGTCTATGGAGAGAAGAGAATCTCTGTTGAG GCTGGAGAGATAAAGACTGAGTACAGAGCGTGGAATCCCTTCCGTTCAAAGTTAGCTGCAGCGATCCTTGGAGGTGTGGACCAGATTCACATGGGGCCGGGAAAGAAGGTCTTGTACTTAGGGGCTGCCTCTGGGACCACTGTTAGTCATGTGTCAGACATTGTTGGGCCG GAAGGTCTTGTGTACGCTGTGGAGTTCTCACACAGAAGTGGGCGAGACTTGATCAACGTGGCCAAGAAGCGTACCAACATCATTCCCATTATTGAGGACGCCAGACATCCACATAAATACAGAATGCTTGTTG GTATGGTTGACACAATCTTCGCTGATGTTGCCCAGCCTGACCAGGCGAGAATTGTCGCCATCAATGCTCACCAGTTTCTCAAAAACACGGGACATGTGGTCATCTCTATAAAG GCAAACTGCATTGACTCGACAGCTGCCCCCGAGGCGGTGTTTGCCAGCGAGGTGAACAAGTTGAAGGCCGAGAAGATCAAGCCTCAGGAGCAGCTCACTCTGGAGCCCTACGAGAGAGACCACGCTGTTGTGGTCGGACAATACAGGTACCAGCTACTAGCATCCTCTCTACCATGTTAG
- the LOC127855093 gene encoding rRNA 2'-O-methyltransferase fibrillarin-like isoform X2: MGRPEFSPRGGGGRGFGGDRGGGRGGRGGFGDRGGGGGFRGRGGFGDRGGGRGGFGDRGGRGGFRGGRGGGRGGFGDRGGGRGGGRGFGDRGGRGGRGGRGGGRGGMRGGKQVVVEPHRHTGVFIARGKEDALVTLNMVPGESVYGEKRISVEAGEIKTEYRAWNPFRSKLAAAILGGVDQIHMGPGKKVLYLGAASGTTVSHVSDIVGPEGLVYAVEFSHRSGRDLINVAKKRTNIIPIIEDARHPHKYRMLVGMVDTIFADVAQPDQARIVAINAHQFLKNTGHVVISIKANCIDSTAAPEAVFASEVNKLKAEKIKPQEQLTLEPYERDHAVVVGQYRPPPKK, from the exons aattcaGTCCAAGAGGTGGTGGTGGTCGAGGGTTTGGTGGTGACCGAGGTGGCGGTCGTGGTGGGCGAGGTGGATTCGGTGAccgtgggggtgggggtggtttTCGTGGTCGTGGTGGATTTGGGGACAGGGGTGGTGGCAGAGGTGGCTTTGGGGACAGGGGTGGTCGCGGTGGATTCAGGGGAGGCAGAGGTGGGGGTAGAGGAGGGTTTGGTGATCGTGGCGGTGGTCGTGGAGGAGGCAGAGGATTTGGGGACCGTGGTGGAAGAGGAG GTCGAGGTGGGCGTGGAGGTGGTAGGGGTGGTATGAGAGGAGGTAAACAAGTCGTTGTTGAACCCCACAGGCATACAG GAGTGTTTATTGCGAGAGGAAAGGAAGATGCCCTTGTCACACTTAATATGGTGCCCGGTGAGTCTGTCTATGGAGAGAAGAGAATCTCTGTTGAG GCTGGAGAGATAAAGACTGAGTACAGAGCGTGGAATCCCTTCCGTTCAAAGTTAGCTGCAGCGATCCTTGGAGGTGTGGACCAGATTCACATGGGGCCGGGAAAGAAGGTCTTGTACTTAGGGGCTGCCTCTGGGACCACTGTTAGTCATGTGTCAGACATTGTTGGGCCG GAAGGTCTTGTGTACGCTGTGGAGTTCTCACACAGAAGTGGGCGAGACTTGATCAACGTGGCCAAGAAGCGTACCAACATCATTCCCATTATTGAGGACGCCAGACATCCACATAAATACAGAATGCTTGTTG GTATGGTTGACACAATCTTCGCTGATGTTGCCCAGCCTGACCAGGCGAGAATTGTCGCCATCAATGCTCACCAGTTTCTCAAAAACACGGGACATGTGGTCATCTCTATAAAG GCAAACTGCATTGACTCGACAGCTGCCCCCGAGGCGGTGTTTGCCAGCGAGGTGAACAAGTTGAAGGCCGAGAAGATCAAGCCTCAGGAGCAGCTCACTCTGGAGCCCTACGAGAGAGACCACGCTGTTGTGGTCGGACAATACAG ACCTCCGCCAAAAAAATGA
- the LOC127855094 gene encoding lathosterol oxidase-like isoform X2, translated as MNKREITRNKGMDLVLNAADSYVLTPYVYPAWWRESDVSRQLISLYVISVLGGYVLYLFLATISFYTIFDRRLMKHPQFLDDQVRLEIVYTCKSVPLMAVPTVTLFTLEVRGYGKLYDNVDSYIGYVGILVSIVTFITFTDGCIYWIHRFLHHKLVYRHLHKDHHKWKIPTPYASHAFHWADGFLQSCPYHIYPFLFPLHKVLYLCLFVFVNVWTVSIHDGDYRVPGPLKPFINGSAHHTDHHLFYNCNYGQFFTLWDRIGGSFRTPSSFLGEGPIKAIEKHCAKNGIQSKHEIFSAKVE; from the exons ATGA ATAAACGTGAAATAACCAGAAATAAGGGGATGGATTTGGTACTGAACGCCGCGGATAGCTACGTCCTAACGCCGTACGTATACCCGGCGTGGTGGCGCGAAAGTGACGTCAGCAGACAACTGATAAGCCTCTACGTGATCTCAGTCCTCGGGGGCTATGTCCTGTATTTGTTCCTGGCAACCATCAGCTTCTACACAATATTTGACCGACGTCTAATGAAGCATCCACAATTTCTTGAT GACCAGGTACGATTGGAGATCGTGTACACGTGTAAGTCCGTGCCCTTGATGGCCGTCCCCACAGTGACACTCTTCACCCTGGAGGTTCGGGGATACGGCAAGCTGTATGACAACGTCGACTCCTACATCG GTTATGTAGGCATCCTGGTTTCCATAGTAACGTTTATCACGTTCACGGACGGCTGCATCTACTGGATCCACCGTTTCCTGCACCACAAGCTCGTCTACAGACACCTTCACAAGGACCACCACAAGTGGAAGATCCCCACCCCCTACGCCAGCCACGCGTTTCACTGGGCGGACGGGTTCTTGCAGAGTTGTCCCTACCATATCTATCCGTTCTTGTTCCCTCTTCACAAAGTCCTGTATCTGTGCCTGTTCGTGTTTGTTAACGTTTGGACCGTGTCCATTCATGACGGCGATTATAGGGTCCCGGGCCCCTTAAAGCCCTTTATCAATGGTTCGGCTCACCATACGGACCATCATCTATTCTACAATTGCAACTATGGACAGTTTTTCACCTTGTGGGACAGAATCGGCGGCTCCTTCAGAACACCAAGCTCTTTTCTTGGAGAGGGCCCTATAAAGGCTATCGAGAAACATTGTGCTAAGAATGGGATTCAGTCGAAACATGAGATATTCTCTGCAAAAGTCGAATAA
- the LOC127855094 gene encoding lathosterol oxidase-like isoform X1 → MPSLQIYLLISYGVWEDNVRIISNKREITRNKGMDLVLNAADSYVLTPYVYPAWWRESDVSRQLISLYVISVLGGYVLYLFLATISFYTIFDRRLMKHPQFLDDQVRLEIVYTCKSVPLMAVPTVTLFTLEVRGYGKLYDNVDSYIGYVGILVSIVTFITFTDGCIYWIHRFLHHKLVYRHLHKDHHKWKIPTPYASHAFHWADGFLQSCPYHIYPFLFPLHKVLYLCLFVFVNVWTVSIHDGDYRVPGPLKPFINGSAHHTDHHLFYNCNYGQFFTLWDRIGGSFRTPSSFLGEGPIKAIEKHCAKNGIQSKHEIFSAKVE, encoded by the exons ATGCCTAGTTTACAAATCTACCTATTGATTTCATATGGTGTGTGGGAAGACAATGTCAGGATCATTTCAA ATAAACGTGAAATAACCAGAAATAAGGGGATGGATTTGGTACTGAACGCCGCGGATAGCTACGTCCTAACGCCGTACGTATACCCGGCGTGGTGGCGCGAAAGTGACGTCAGCAGACAACTGATAAGCCTCTACGTGATCTCAGTCCTCGGGGGCTATGTCCTGTATTTGTTCCTGGCAACCATCAGCTTCTACACAATATTTGACCGACGTCTAATGAAGCATCCACAATTTCTTGAT GACCAGGTACGATTGGAGATCGTGTACACGTGTAAGTCCGTGCCCTTGATGGCCGTCCCCACAGTGACACTCTTCACCCTGGAGGTTCGGGGATACGGCAAGCTGTATGACAACGTCGACTCCTACATCG GTTATGTAGGCATCCTGGTTTCCATAGTAACGTTTATCACGTTCACGGACGGCTGCATCTACTGGATCCACCGTTTCCTGCACCACAAGCTCGTCTACAGACACCTTCACAAGGACCACCACAAGTGGAAGATCCCCACCCCCTACGCCAGCCACGCGTTTCACTGGGCGGACGGGTTCTTGCAGAGTTGTCCCTACCATATCTATCCGTTCTTGTTCCCTCTTCACAAAGTCCTGTATCTGTGCCTGTTCGTGTTTGTTAACGTTTGGACCGTGTCCATTCATGACGGCGATTATAGGGTCCCGGGCCCCTTAAAGCCCTTTATCAATGGTTCGGCTCACCATACGGACCATCATCTATTCTACAATTGCAACTATGGACAGTTTTTCACCTTGTGGGACAGAATCGGCGGCTCCTTCAGAACACCAAGCTCTTTTCTTGGAGAGGGCCCTATAAAGGCTATCGAGAAACATTGTGCTAAGAATGGGATTCAGTCGAAACATGAGATATTCTCTGCAAAAGTCGAATAA
- the LOC127855094 gene encoding lathosterol oxidase-like isoform X3, with amino-acid sequence MDLVLNAADSYVLTPYVYPAWWRESDVSRQLISLYVISVLGGYVLYLFLATISFYTIFDRRLMKHPQFLDDQVRLEIVYTCKSVPLMAVPTVTLFTLEVRGYGKLYDNVDSYIGYVGILVSIVTFITFTDGCIYWIHRFLHHKLVYRHLHKDHHKWKIPTPYASHAFHWADGFLQSCPYHIYPFLFPLHKVLYLCLFVFVNVWTVSIHDGDYRVPGPLKPFINGSAHHTDHHLFYNCNYGQFFTLWDRIGGSFRTPSSFLGEGPIKAIEKHCAKNGIQSKHEIFSAKVE; translated from the exons ATGGATTTGGTACTGAACGCCGCGGATAGCTACGTCCTAACGCCGTACGTATACCCGGCGTGGTGGCGCGAAAGTGACGTCAGCAGACAACTGATAAGCCTCTACGTGATCTCAGTCCTCGGGGGCTATGTCCTGTATTTGTTCCTGGCAACCATCAGCTTCTACACAATATTTGACCGACGTCTAATGAAGCATCCACAATTTCTTGAT GACCAGGTACGATTGGAGATCGTGTACACGTGTAAGTCCGTGCCCTTGATGGCCGTCCCCACAGTGACACTCTTCACCCTGGAGGTTCGGGGATACGGCAAGCTGTATGACAACGTCGACTCCTACATCG GTTATGTAGGCATCCTGGTTTCCATAGTAACGTTTATCACGTTCACGGACGGCTGCATCTACTGGATCCACCGTTTCCTGCACCACAAGCTCGTCTACAGACACCTTCACAAGGACCACCACAAGTGGAAGATCCCCACCCCCTACGCCAGCCACGCGTTTCACTGGGCGGACGGGTTCTTGCAGAGTTGTCCCTACCATATCTATCCGTTCTTGTTCCCTCTTCACAAAGTCCTGTATCTGTGCCTGTTCGTGTTTGTTAACGTTTGGACCGTGTCCATTCATGACGGCGATTATAGGGTCCCGGGCCCCTTAAAGCCCTTTATCAATGGTTCGGCTCACCATACGGACCATCATCTATTCTACAATTGCAACTATGGACAGTTTTTCACCTTGTGGGACAGAATCGGCGGCTCCTTCAGAACACCAAGCTCTTTTCTTGGAGAGGGCCCTATAAAGGCTATCGAGAAACATTGTGCTAAGAATGGGATTCAGTCGAAACATGAGATATTCTCTGCAAAAGTCGAATAA